TGAAATTCGGCTTGCGTGAATGAACAATCTCGTCAACCTGACGGACATGGGCAGAACTTATTCCCCACAGCCCCCCCGTAACCAGGGACATGGCTCGCCGGTAAATGCGGTACCGAACTCCCCGCAATTCCGCATGCAGCATATTAACATCAAGAACTACACCTTCAGCGTTAATCTCCCGCGCAGTCCGCTTAAGCGAGGCATCAGCAACCGCTTCAAGCACTTCATCGTCGGCTGCCAGAAGATCGGCAGTCACAGCAAGGCGCCTGGAGATTTCGGGGTTGAAACGGGAAAGCGCGGGAATGAGCTCATGACGGATGCGGTTGCGGGTAAATACCGTGTCGGCATTGGATGAATCTACGCGGAAGCTGATTCTACGGGTATGCAGATACCCCTCGATCTCGGATCGGGAAAGGGTGAGCAGAGGCCGTACGTAGCGGCCGTCCCGACGGGGAGACATGGCAGCGAGACCCGTAACGCCGGCCCCCCGCAGAAGGCGCAGCAGCACTGTCTCTGCCTGGTCGTCGGCATGGTGGGCAAGGGCAACTGACCGGGCTCCGTAGCGCACCGCCGTCCGGTCGAAGAAATCGTAGCGGGCGCGACGTCCGGCATCCTCCAGCGAGAGTTTATCACGGATACTCAAGGACCTCACGTCTGCCCGTTCACATTCAAAGGGAAGACCGCGGGATGTGGCAAGCTCCGCCACGAACCGCTCGTCTCCATCAGACTCATCACCACGAAGAGAATGGTTCAGGTGGGCAACGACAATATTCAAATGCAAGCCGGACAGGGAAAGAAGAATATCGAGAAGAGCAACGGAATCGGCACCACCGGAAACGGCAACAACCACCGTATCACCGGGAGTGAAAAGGGAATGCTCGCTGGACAAGGCAAGGACTTTTGCGAGGACCGATCGCACCGACTAACTCCATGGCGCCCCTTTGGCAAGGCGTGGAAACGAAAAAACCCCTCTAAGTCCAAGAGGGGTCAGTTCAGTTATTGGTGGCGGTGCAGGGACTTGAACCCCGGACACTACGGATATGAGCCGTATGCTCTAACCAGCTGAGCTACACCGCCGCAAGAGAGACGTGACAAATACCCCATCTTTTATTCGGTGTCAAGAAAAAACTCTCGCAACATCCCGACCCCTTACTTAGCCAGAGCCTTCCGCAAACCCGACCTGCGCTCGACCCGGCGGGCCACAGCGGTATTAAACACAGCTTCTCCGCACCAGAGTCCAGCCGCCGCGCGGGCGCGGGTGATGCCGGTGTAGAGTAGTTCACGGGTCAGCACCGGGCTCTCGACGGGGGGAATCACCATGAGTATC
The nucleotide sequence above comes from Geobacter benzoatilyticus. Encoded proteins:
- the tilS gene encoding tRNA lysidine(34) synthetase TilS, coding for MRSVLAKVLALSSEHSLFTPGDTVVVAVSGGADSVALLDILLSLSGLHLNIVVAHLNHSLRGDESDGDERFVAELATSRGLPFECERADVRSLSIRDKLSLEDAGRRARYDFFDRTAVRYGARSVALAHHADDQAETVLLRLLRGAGVTGLAAMSPRRDGRYVRPLLTLSRSEIEGYLHTRRISFRVDSSNADTVFTRNRIRHELIPALSRFNPEISRRLAVTADLLAADDEVLEAVADASLKRTAREINAEGVVLDVNMLHAELRGVRYRIYRRAMSLVTGGLWGISSAHVRQVDEIVHSRKPNFRLQLPGRVAVVRAYGTVAFSRGVDGGGWDESLVVDGPGCYPLPGGAELRVEIAPPPEDLEKFPPERACFDLDHAPFPWLVRGFRPGDRIGPLGMAGSKKVKNIFIDGKVARERRRLIPLVFSNDELVWVCGFRTGHAARVSENTVRTVLAEVSSPS